The Streptomyces sp. NBC_00691 genome has a segment encoding these proteins:
- a CDS encoding TFIIB-type zinc ribbon-containing protein, with protein sequence MQCPKCHAAMHTYNRNGVQIEQCSGCRGIFLDYGELESLTRLESQWVQQAPPAPPAPQAYPAAQPAAPAWGAPHHGGHHGGGHYRQRGFGRMLFSS encoded by the coding sequence ATGCAGTGTCCCAAGTGCCACGCGGCCATGCACACGTACAACCGCAACGGTGTCCAGATCGAGCAGTGCAGCGGCTGCCGCGGGATATTCCTGGACTACGGCGAGCTGGAGTCCCTGACCCGCCTGGAGTCCCAGTGGGTCCAGCAGGCTCCGCCCGCCCCGCCGGCCCCGCAGGCCTACCCGGCCGCGCAGCCCGCCGCCCCCGCCTGGGGCGCCCCGCACCACGGTGGCCACCACGGCGGCGGTCACTACCGTCAGCGTGGTTTCGGCCGGATGCTCTTCTCCTCCTGA
- a CDS encoding phosphotransferase family protein has translation MDFPDRPLLDGLAAYAHAAAHRPGTPCGCAGEFVGVLADRDDGTVVRHGRLVAKAHAPGTDPEAHRARIALAAHPDLRAVFLPPLPSLRPLSLPSPSAPAPGELDGRPVSVWPYGSPVDPADPDAAPWEEAAALLALLHRTPPPAGPAGRLPEMRAPVKAALAVERMRRTASDHPATATVLAAWRSVPDGVAPDGPRLLCHGDFHLGQLVRAPGPAESPGAPPASRAPWRLIDMDDAGLGDPAWDLARPAAWFAAGILPPEIWSRFLGAYQRAGGPAVGADPWVRLDVPARALTVQTAALAVAKSTAEGRPLDEVEDVMIDTCARIAGRRTDGAAVAST, from the coding sequence GTGGACTTCCCCGACCGGCCCCTCCTCGACGGCCTCGCCGCGTACGCGCACGCCGCCGCCCACCGCCCCGGCACACCCTGTGGCTGTGCGGGCGAGTTCGTCGGTGTGCTGGCGGACCGGGACGACGGGACGGTCGTACGGCACGGGCGGCTGGTCGCCAAGGCGCACGCCCCCGGCACCGACCCCGAGGCGCACCGGGCACGGATCGCGCTCGCCGCCCACCCGGACCTCCGCGCCGTCTTCCTCCCGCCACTTCCCTCTCTCCGACCGCTCTCCCTCCCGTCGCCCTCCGCTCCCGCACCCGGCGAACTCGACGGCAGGCCGGTCAGCGTGTGGCCGTACGGCTCGCCCGTCGACCCGGCCGACCCCGACGCCGCCCCCTGGGAGGAGGCCGCGGCGCTCCTCGCACTGCTGCACCGCACCCCGCCGCCCGCGGGTCCGGCCGGGCGGCTCCCGGAGATGAGGGCCCCCGTCAAGGCGGCCCTCGCCGTGGAACGGATGCGCCGGACGGCATCGGACCATCCGGCCACCGCGACCGTCCTGGCCGCCTGGCGGTCGGTCCCCGACGGCGTCGCGCCGGACGGCCCCCGGCTCCTCTGTCACGGCGACTTCCATCTGGGCCAACTGGTCCGCGCCCCGGGGCCCGCGGAGTCTCCCGGTGCGCCGCCCGCGTCCCGCGCCCCGTGGCGGCTCATCGACATGGACGACGCCGGTCTCGGCGACCCCGCGTGGGACCTGGCCCGCCCCGCGGCCTGGTTCGCGGCCGGGATCCTGCCCCCGGAGATCTGGTCCCGTTTCCTCGGCGCGTACCAGCGGGCCGGCGGCCCGGCCGTGGGCGCGGACCCGTGGGTCCGACTCGACGTGCCGGCCCGCGCCCTGACGGTCCAGACGGCGGCGCTCGCCGTCGCCAAGTCGACGGCCGAGGGCCGGCCGCTCGACGAGGTCGAGGACGTGATGATCGACACCTGCGCCCGTATCGCCGGACGTCGAACCGACGGGGCCGCGGTGGCGTCCACGTAA
- a CDS encoding serine/threonine-protein kinase — protein sequence MAMMRLRREDPRIVGSFRLHRRLGAGGMGVVYLGSDRRGQRVALKVIRPDLAEDQEFRSRFAREVSAARRIRGGCTARLVAADLEAERPWFATQYVPGPSLHDRVAEEGSLRAADVASIGAALSEGLVAVHEAGVVHRDLKPSNILLSPKGPRIIDFGIAWATGASTLTHVGTAVGSPGFLAPEQVRGAAVTPATDVFSLGATLAYAAMSDSPFGHGSSEVMLYRVVHEEPQLHGVPDALAPLIRACLAKDPEDRPSTLQLSMRLKEIAAREAQGLPVSRPPVQRDRVEERNTLRPTERYTERDVPGRAPERGADRGAERVGERGADRGTERGTERDRGGRGPGPSSRPSGGPRTGGRPATRPGARSTSTGRRPANPRLLRQRLFVFVVVTLVVALGIAAAQALQG from the coding sequence ATGGCGATGATGCGGCTCCGGCGCGAGGATCCGCGGATCGTCGGGTCGTTCCGGCTCCACCGCAGGCTGGGGGCCGGCGGGATGGGCGTCGTGTACCTGGGATCCGACCGGCGCGGCCAGCGGGTGGCCCTCAAGGTGATCCGGCCCGATCTCGCCGAGGACCAGGAGTTCCGGTCCCGGTTCGCCCGGGAGGTCTCGGCCGCCCGGCGGATCCGCGGCGGCTGTACGGCCCGGCTCGTCGCCGCCGACCTGGAGGCCGAGCGCCCCTGGTTCGCCACCCAGTACGTGCCCGGCCCCTCGCTGCACGACCGGGTCGCCGAGGAGGGATCGCTGCGCGCCGCCGACGTGGCCTCGATCGGGGCCGCGCTCTCGGAGGGGCTCGTCGCCGTGCACGAGGCCGGGGTCGTGCACCGGGACCTCAAGCCCTCGAACATCCTGCTCTCCCCCAAGGGCCCCCGGATCATCGACTTCGGCATCGCCTGGGCCACCGGGGCCAGCACGCTGACCCATGTCGGTACGGCCGTCGGCTCCCCCGGCTTCCTCGCCCCCGAGCAGGTGCGCGGTGCGGCCGTCACCCCCGCCACCGACGTGTTCTCGCTCGGTGCCACGCTGGCGTACGCGGCGATGTCCGACTCGCCCTTCGGGCACGGCAGTTCCGAGGTCATGCTCTACCGGGTCGTGCACGAGGAGCCGCAGCTGCACGGCGTGCCGGACGCGCTGGCACCGCTCATCCGGGCCTGCCTCGCGAAGGACCCCGAGGACCGTCCCAGCACCCTGCAGCTGTCCATGCGGCTCAAGGAGATCGCGGCGCGCGAGGCACAGGGGCTGCCGGTCTCCCGGCCGCCCGTGCAGCGGGATCGCGTCGAGGAGCGGAACACGCTCCGGCCGACCGAGCGCTACACCGAGCGGGACGTACCCGGCCGGGCGCCGGAGCGGGGTGCGGACCGCGGCGCCGAACGGGTCGGCGAGCGTGGCGCGGACCGGGGCACGGAGCGCGGCACGGAGCGGGATCGCGGAGGGCGTGGGCCCGGGCCGTCGTCCCGTCCCTCCGGCGGACCCCGGACCGGTGGCCGGCCCGCGACCCGGCCGGGTGCGCGGTCGACGTCCACGGGCCGCCGGCCCGCCAACCCGCGGCTGCTGCGGCAGCGGCTCTTCGTCTTCGTGGTGGTGACGCTGGTGGTGGCCCTGGGCATCGCCGCCGCCCAGGCGCTTCAGGGCTAG
- a CDS encoding IS481 family transposase — protein MAHRNARLTVFGRRLLVERVCSGRPVAHVAAEMGISRATAHKWIRRWRAEGDAGLHDRASRPRTTPHRPPAAVEDRVCALRRSRKLGPARIGPIVGLPASTVHRILTRHRLNRLAWLDRPTGTIIRRYERERPGELIHVDVKKLGRIPTGGGHKVLGRQAGRATRSAMGFDYVHSAVDDHSRLAYSEIHPDEKVATCAAFLTRAAAFFHSHGIDRIERVLTDNAWAYRKGLAWKAVLAELGATGKLTRAYRPQTNGKVERFNRTLLDEWAYLRPYTSNDERTEALADFLHTYNHHRCHTALGGHPPISRVNNAAGQYT, from the coding sequence GTGGCCCACCGTAATGCCCGGCTGACCGTCTTCGGTAGGAGACTGCTGGTCGAACGTGTCTGCTCAGGCCGTCCGGTCGCTCATGTGGCCGCCGAGATGGGCATCTCCCGGGCCACGGCCCACAAGTGGATCCGCCGGTGGCGGGCCGAGGGCGACGCCGGTCTGCATGATCGGGCGAGCCGGCCTCGCACGACGCCGCACCGGCCCCCGGCCGCGGTGGAGGACCGCGTCTGCGCTCTGCGGCGCAGCCGCAAGCTCGGCCCCGCCAGGATCGGCCCGATCGTGGGCCTGCCCGCCTCCACCGTCCACCGGATCCTGACCCGCCACCGGCTCAACCGGCTGGCCTGGCTCGACCGCCCGACCGGCACCATCATCCGCCGCTACGAACGCGAACGTCCGGGCGAACTCATCCACGTCGACGTGAAGAAGCTCGGCCGGATCCCCACCGGCGGCGGTCACAAGGTTCTGGGCCGCCAGGCCGGCCGGGCCACCCGTTCCGCCATGGGCTTCGACTACGTCCACTCCGCCGTCGACGACCACTCCCGACTCGCCTACAGCGAGATCCACCCCGACGAGAAAGTCGCAACCTGCGCGGCCTTCCTGACCCGCGCGGCCGCGTTCTTCCACTCCCATGGCATCGACCGCATCGAGCGGGTGCTGACGGACAACGCCTGGGCCTACCGCAAGGGCCTGGCATGGAAGGCAGTCCTGGCCGAGCTCGGTGCGACCGGCAAGCTGACCCGTGCCTACCGGCCACAGACCAACGGCAAGGTCGAACGCTTCAACCGCACCCTGCTCGACGAATGGGCCTACCTGCGGCCCTACACCTCAAACGACGAGCGGACCGAGGCCCTGGCAGACTTCCTCCACACCTACAACCACCACCGCTGCCACACCGCACTGGGCGGACACCCGCCGATCAGCCGTGTCAACAACGCTGCGGGTCAATACACCTAG
- a CDS encoding TrmH family RNA methyltransferase produces the protein MAELITIDDPDDPRLRDYTGLTDVELRRRREPAEGLFIAEGEKVIRRARQAGYEMRSMLLSAKWVDAMRDVIDEVPAPVYAIQPDLAERVTGYHVHRGALASMQRKPLPDAAELLVGARRVVVMESVNDHTNIGAIFRSAAALGMDAVLLSPDCADPLYRRSVKVSMGAVFSVPYARLDTWPRGLEAVREAGFKLLALTPAEKAMSIDEAAPHRMERVALMLGAEGDGLSTQALRAADEWVRIPMAHGVDSLNVGAAAAVAFYAVATGRPES, from the coding sequence GTGGCCGAACTCATCACGATCGACGACCCCGACGACCCGCGCCTGCGCGACTACACCGGTCTGACCGATGTCGAACTCCGCCGCAGAAGGGAACCGGCCGAGGGCCTGTTCATCGCGGAGGGCGAGAAGGTCATCCGCCGGGCCCGGCAGGCGGGGTACGAGATGAGGTCGATGCTGCTCTCCGCCAAGTGGGTCGACGCGATGCGGGACGTCATCGACGAGGTCCCCGCACCGGTGTACGCGATCCAGCCGGACCTCGCGGAGCGGGTCACCGGCTACCACGTGCACCGGGGCGCGCTCGCCTCGATGCAGCGCAAGCCGCTGCCGGACGCCGCCGAGCTGCTCGTCGGGGCGCGCCGGGTGGTCGTGATGGAGTCGGTGAACGACCACACCAACATCGGAGCGATCTTCCGCAGCGCCGCGGCGCTCGGCATGGACGCGGTGCTGCTGTCGCCGGACTGCGCGGATCCGCTGTACCGCCGCTCGGTGAAGGTGTCGATGGGTGCGGTGTTCTCCGTGCCGTACGCCCGGCTCGACACCTGGCCGCGGGGCCTGGAGGCGGTACGGGAGGCGGGCTTCAAGCTGCTGGCGCTGACGCCGGCCGAGAAGGCGATGTCGATCGACGAGGCCGCCCCGCACCGGATGGAGCGGGTGGCCCTGATGCTGGGCGCGGAGGGCGACGGCCTGTCCACGCAGGCGCTGCGGGCCGCGGACGAGTGGGTCCGCATCCCGATGGCCCACGGCGTCGACTCGCTGAACGTGGGCGCGGCGGCGGCGGTGGCCTTCTACGCGGTGGCGACGGGCCGCCCGGAGTCCTAG
- the cobA gene encoding uroporphyrinogen-III C-methyltransferase — protein MAEHADHTAQPTTHPAYPVGLRLAGRRVVVLGGGQVAQRRLPALIAAGADITLISPSATPSVEAMAEAGEITWTRRRYEDGDLADAWYALVATTDPASNAAASAEAERTRTWCVRSDDAEAATAWTPATGRSEGVTVAVLTGHDPRRSAAVRDAIVEGLRDGSIAAPQHRARTPFVALVGGGPGDPDLITVRGRRLLAEADVVIADRLGPRDLLDELPPHVEVIDAAKIPYGRFMAQEAINNALIEHAKAGRSVVRLKGGDPFVFGRGMEEAQALAVEGIACTVVPGISSSISVPGAAGIPVTHRGVAHEFTVVSGHVAPEDPRSLVDWASLAKLTGTLVILMGVDKIGKIAETLIAHGKSPETPLALVQEGTTAAQRRVDATLATVAETVRTREVRPPAVIVIGEVVTEGPDRLVT, from the coding sequence ATGGCCGAGCACGCCGATCACACCGCCCAGCCGACGACGCACCCCGCCTACCCCGTGGGCCTGCGCCTGGCGGGACGCCGCGTAGTCGTCCTCGGCGGCGGCCAGGTCGCCCAGCGCCGCCTCCCCGCGCTGATCGCCGCGGGCGCCGACATCACGCTGATCTCCCCCTCCGCGACCCCCTCGGTCGAGGCGATGGCCGAGGCCGGAGAGATCACCTGGACCAGGCGCCGGTACGAGGACGGAGACCTCGCCGACGCCTGGTACGCCCTGGTCGCCACGACCGACCCGGCATCGAACGCCGCGGCCTCCGCGGAGGCCGAGCGCACGAGGACCTGGTGCGTACGCTCCGACGACGCGGAGGCGGCCACGGCCTGGACCCCGGCGACGGGCCGCAGCGAGGGTGTGACCGTCGCGGTGCTCACCGGCCACGACCCGCGCCGCTCCGCCGCCGTGCGGGACGCGATCGTCGAGGGCCTGCGGGACGGTTCGATCGCGGCGCCGCAGCATCGCGCGCGCACCCCCTTCGTGGCGCTGGTCGGCGGCGGCCCCGGCGACCCGGACCTGATCACGGTGCGCGGCCGACGGCTGCTGGCCGAGGCGGACGTGGTGATCGCCGACCGCCTGGGCCCGCGCGACCTGCTGGACGAACTGCCCCCGCACGTCGAGGTGATCGACGCGGCGAAGATCCCGTACGGCCGGTTCATGGCCCAGGAGGCCATCAACAACGCGCTGATCGAGCACGCGAAGGCGGGCAGATCGGTCGTCCGGCTGAAGGGCGGCGACCCGTTCGTCTTCGGCCGGGGCATGGAGGAGGCGCAGGCGCTGGCCGTCGAGGGCATCGCCTGCACGGTGGTGCCGGGCATCTCCAGCTCGATCTCGGTCCCGGGCGCGGCGGGCATCCCGGTGACGCACCGGGGTGTGGCGCACGAGTTCACGGTGGTGAGCGGGCACGTGGCCCCGGAGGACCCGCGTTCGCTGGTCGACTGGGCGTCGCTCGCGAAGCTCACGGGCACGCTGGTGATCCTGATGGGCGTGGACAAGATCGGGAAGATCGCCGAGACGCTCATCGCCCACGGCAAGAGCCCGGAGACGCCGCTCGCCCTGGTCCAGGAGGGCACGACCGCCGCGCAGCGCCGGGTGGACGCGACGCTGGCGACGGTGGCGGAGACGGTACGGACGCGGGAGGTCCGCCCGCCGGCGGTCATCGTGATCGGCGAGGTCGTGACGGAGGGCCCGGACCGCCTGGTCACGTAG
- the cobT gene encoding nicotinate-nucleotide--dimethylbenzimidazole phosphoribosyltransferase: MTDTGQVPGEGLPENAGMVEQPGIPAPGAYTFLDPSEHTTEDDDLLLMPGAQGAWSEHPPGIPPAPPVAVPPPAAPVVPNQSVPHQGVPAGHPAAPEAPAAIGDPLTDPLPDPLTAPLDSVALADVLTAPQHQTPPQGVPMGTPAHGVPMDQPQGTPAHGVPFTGTPAHGTPLDQLTGTPAQGIPTDQPMGTPAHGVPVDQPTGTPAHGVPVAPQEQEPTRHGYEPGVLDTGAHEAAGRDSGSVDLSGVRVPPAAPQPARRPLHMGPPVPEAGGVVLSLADRGPAAAPAPAPQPAPVAAPEPLVATGPVPMPVRNPGPPTSGPEYFEIAQDQQLAPQGAEPWAAQPQEPEAPALPAETVVPQSGQFVQVEGNVPTTPHLAPVPAPEPAPAPEGPSEPEAPVAVEETAPEAPAEAPEVQALVPAPREGEPAAEAPEPAPAPAEELVALEPVAEEPAAVPAQELEPRPEETEPVAEVPAELLAATEEQPAEGQLPEEAPVEAVAEEIPFVADEAPEALPETAPEPETEPVAEAAQAEEPVEAEEAVTPAALTEAEEAAEAAPETQPETVPVAEGTVSAAEETVPVAEEAESAPAPGYDDAEREAVLRVMRERRDIRNGFRSDPIPHEVLLRVLEAAHTAPSVGHSQPWDFVVIRSAETRQSMHELATRQREAYAKSLPKARAKQFKELKIEAILDTPVNIVVTADPTRGGRHTLGRYTQPQMAPYSSALAVENLWLAARAEGLGVGWVSFFDEREMVRTLGLPEHLEVVAYLCVGYVDEFPEEPELMQAGWSKRRPLAWVVHEETYGRRALPGEEPHDLLQETIANIRPLDAKALGEAWERQKRMTKPAGALGMLEIIAAQLSGLSRVCPPPIPEPAAVAIFAGDHGVHAQGVTPWPQEVTGQMVANFLGGGAVCNAFANQVGAEVCVIDVGVASELPATPGLLPRKVRPGTADFTTGPAMTRDEVLAAIEVGIETARDLVAAGNKALLTGEMGIANTTASAALISVYTGVDPTDVTGRGTGINDETHARKVDVVRRALDLHKPDPADPIGVLSAVGGLEHAALVGLILGAASLRTPVILDGVSTGAAALVARAIAPESLAACIAGHRSAEPGHVAALNKLGLRPLVDLDLRLGEGTGALLALPLVQSAARAMHEVATFDSAGVTEK, encoded by the coding sequence ATGACGGACACCGGCCAGGTCCCGGGCGAGGGGCTGCCGGAGAACGCAGGCATGGTCGAGCAGCCGGGCATCCCCGCACCGGGCGCGTACACCTTCCTGGACCCCTCCGAGCACACCACCGAGGACGACGACCTTCTGCTGATGCCGGGCGCCCAGGGCGCCTGGAGCGAGCACCCGCCGGGCATCCCGCCCGCCCCGCCGGTCGCCGTGCCGCCGCCCGCCGCCCCCGTGGTGCCGAACCAGTCGGTCCCCCACCAGGGCGTGCCGGCAGGGCACCCGGCGGCCCCCGAGGCGCCCGCCGCGATCGGTGACCCGCTCACCGACCCGCTGCCGGACCCCCTCACGGCCCCGCTGGACTCCGTCGCCCTCGCCGACGTCCTCACGGCCCCGCAGCACCAGACCCCGCCGCAGGGTGTCCCCATGGGGACACCGGCGCACGGCGTCCCCATGGACCAGCCGCAGGGCACCCCCGCGCACGGCGTCCCGTTCACCGGCACCCCGGCCCACGGCACCCCGCTGGACCAGCTCACCGGCACCCCCGCGCAGGGCATCCCGACGGACCAGCCGATGGGCACGCCCGCCCACGGCGTCCCCGTGGACCAGCCGACCGGCACCCCCGCGCACGGCGTCCCCGTGGCACCGCAGGAGCAGGAGCCCACCCGGCACGGCTACGAGCCCGGCGTCCTCGACACCGGCGCGCACGAGGCCGCCGGCCGCGACTCCGGCTCCGTCGACCTCTCCGGAGTCCGGGTACCCCCGGCCGCCCCGCAGCCGGCCCGCCGCCCCCTGCACATGGGCCCGCCCGTGCCCGAGGCCGGCGGCGTCGTGCTCTCGCTGGCCGACCGCGGCCCCGCAGCAGCGCCCGCGCCGGCCCCGCAGCCCGCGCCGGTTGCCGCGCCCGAGCCGCTCGTGGCCACCGGCCCCGTGCCGATGCCCGTACGGAACCCGGGTCCGCCGACCAGCGGTCCCGAGTACTTCGAGATCGCGCAGGACCAGCAGCTCGCGCCGCAGGGCGCCGAGCCGTGGGCCGCGCAGCCGCAGGAGCCCGAGGCCCCGGCCCTCCCCGCAGAAACGGTCGTCCCGCAGAGCGGGCAGTTCGTCCAGGTCGAGGGCAACGTCCCGACGACCCCCCACCTGGCCCCGGTCCCCGCCCCGGAGCCGGCCCCCGCGCCGGAAGGACCGTCCGAGCCCGAGGCCCCCGTCGCAGTCGAGGAGACCGCACCCGAGGCACCGGCCGAGGCGCCCGAGGTCCAGGCCCTCGTACCCGCCCCGCGAGAGGGCGAGCCGGCGGCCGAGGCCCCCGAGCCCGCGCCGGCGCCGGCAGAGGAGCTCGTGGCCCTGGAGCCCGTGGCCGAGGAGCCCGCGGCCGTGCCGGCCCAGGAGCTTGAGCCGCGGCCCGAGGAGACGGAGCCCGTCGCCGAGGTCCCGGCCGAGCTGCTCGCCGCGACGGAGGAGCAGCCCGCGGAGGGACAGCTCCCCGAGGAGGCTCCCGTCGAGGCGGTCGCCGAGGAGATCCCCTTCGTCGCGGACGAGGCCCCCGAGGCCCTGCCCGAGACGGCCCCGGAGCCCGAGACGGAGCCCGTCGCCGAGGCGGCGCAGGCCGAGGAGCCGGTCGAGGCCGAGGAAGCGGTCACCCCCGCTGCGCTCACGGAGGCCGAAGAGGCCGCTGAGGCCGCCCCCGAGACCCAGCCGGAGACGGTGCCGGTCGCCGAGGGGACGGTCTCCGCCGCCGAGGAGACGGTCCCAGTCGCCGAGGAAGCCGAGTCGGCCCCCGCCCCCGGCTACGACGACGCCGAGCGCGAGGCCGTCCTCCGCGTGATGCGTGAGCGCCGCGACATCCGCAACGGCTTCCGCTCCGACCCGATCCCGCACGAGGTGCTGCTCCGCGTCCTGGAAGCGGCCCACACGGCGCCCAGCGTCGGTCACTCGCAGCCCTGGGACTTCGTCGTCATCCGCTCCGCCGAGACCCGGCAGTCGATGCACGAGCTGGCCACGCGACAGCGCGAGGCCTACGCCAAGTCGCTGCCGAAGGCCCGGGCGAAGCAGTTCAAGGAACTCAAGATCGAGGCCATCCTCGACACCCCGGTCAACATCGTCGTGACCGCCGACCCGACCCGCGGCGGCCGCCACACCCTCGGCCGCTACACGCAGCCGCAGATGGCCCCGTACTCCTCGGCCCTCGCCGTCGAGAACCTCTGGCTCGCGGCCCGCGCCGAGGGCCTCGGCGTCGGCTGGGTCAGCTTCTTCGACGAGCGCGAGATGGTCCGCACCCTGGGCCTGCCCGAGCACCTCGAAGTGGTCGCGTACCTCTGCGTGGGTTACGTCGACGAGTTCCCCGAGGAGCCCGAGCTGATGCAGGCGGGCTGGTCCAAGCGCCGCCCGCTGGCCTGGGTCGTCCACGAGGAGACCTACGGCCGACGGGCGCTGCCCGGCGAGGAGCCGCACGACCTCCTCCAGGAGACCATCGCCAACATCCGCCCGCTGGACGCGAAGGCGCTCGGCGAGGCGTGGGAGCGCCAGAAGCGGATGACCAAGCCGGCCGGCGCGCTCGGCATGCTGGAGATCATCGCGGCCCAGCTCTCGGGTCTCTCCCGGGTCTGCCCGCCGCCGATCCCGGAGCCGGCGGCCGTCGCGATCTTCGCGGGCGACCACGGCGTCCACGCCCAGGGCGTGACGCCCTGGCCGCAGGAGGTCACCGGCCAGATGGTGGCCAACTTCCTCGGCGGGGGAGCGGTCTGCAACGCCTTCGCCAACCAGGTGGGCGCGGAGGTCTGCGTCATCGACGTGGGCGTGGCGTCCGAACTCCCGGCCACGCCCGGTCTCCTGCCCCGCAAGGTCCGCCCCGGCACCGCCGACTTCACCACGGGTCCCGCGATGACCCGTGACGAGGTGCTGGCGGCGATCGAGGTGGGCATCGAGACGGCCCGCGACCTGGTGGCCGCCGGCAACAAGGCCCTCCTCACGGGCGAGATGGGCATCGCGAACACCACGGCGTCCGCGGCCCTGATCTCGGTCTACACGGGCGTCGACCCGACCGACGTGACGGGCCGGGGCACGGGCATCAACGACGAGACGCACGCCCGCAAGGTGGACGTCGTCCGGCGCGCCCTGGACCTGCACAAGCCGGACCCGGCGGACCCGATCGGCGTCCTGTCGGCGGTCGGCGGCCTGGAGCACGCGGCTCTGGTCGGCCTGATCCTGGGCGCGGCCTCCCTGCGTACCCCGGTGATCCTCGACGGCGTCTCCACCGGCGCCGCGGCCCTGGTGGCCCGTGCGATCGCGCCGGAGTCGCTCGCGGCCTGCATCGCCGGACACCGCAGCGCCGAGCCGGGCCACGTGGCCGCGCTCAACAAGCTGGGCCTGCGCCCCCTGGTCGACCTGGACCTCCGTCTCGGCGAGGGCACGGGCGCCCTGCTCGCCCTCCCGCTGGTGCAGAGCGCGGCCCGCGCGATGCACGAGGTGGCCACGTTCGACTCGGCGGGCGTCACCGAGAAGTAG
- the cbiE gene encoding precorrin-6y C5,15-methyltransferase (decarboxylating) subunit CbiE → MADRVTVIGWDGSPLTAAARSALSAATLVAGAAHHLALPEIPPGAERIRLGSVDLAARRIAGHRGTAVVLADGDPGFFGVVRTLRAPEHGLEVEVVPAVSSVAAAFARAGMPWEDARIVVAHQRTLRRAVNVCRAHPKVAVLTSPGAGPAELALLLDGVHRTFVVCEELGTDREQVSVLTSDKAADHSWRDPNVVLVIGGTAGGTPAAPWLMGQDPAAPPVRGWGLPTGEYDPAAHGTRTGAGEDPSLRAAQLARLGPRTGDLVWDIGCAGGAFSVEAARFGAAVIAVDLDPAACGRTEQAARRHGVPLQTVRGRAPHVLESLPEPDVVRIAAGGVAVVTACTDRRPERIVAHASTRDEAEGIGAALADGGYTVESLLLQTVGLDPHDWSERERSVVFLLSGRRTDTPHA, encoded by the coding sequence ATGGCCGACCGCGTCACGGTGATCGGCTGGGACGGCTCGCCCCTCACCGCGGCGGCCCGGTCCGCGCTCTCCGCCGCCACCCTGGTGGCGGGCGCCGCCCACCACCTGGCGCTGCCCGAGATCCCGCCCGGCGCCGAACGCATCCGCCTCGGCAGCGTCGACCTCGCCGCCCGCCGCATCGCCGGCCACCGCGGCACCGCCGTCGTCCTCGCCGACGGCGACCCCGGCTTCTTCGGTGTCGTCCGCACCCTGCGCGCCCCCGAACACGGCCTCGAGGTCGAGGTCGTCCCCGCCGTCTCCTCCGTCGCCGCCGCGTTCGCCCGCGCCGGGATGCCCTGGGAGGACGCCCGGATCGTCGTCGCCCACCAGCGCACCCTGCGCCGCGCCGTCAACGTCTGCCGCGCCCACCCCAAGGTCGCCGTCCTCACCTCGCCCGGCGCCGGACCCGCCGAACTCGCTCTGCTCCTCGACGGCGTCCACCGCACCTTCGTCGTCTGCGAGGAACTCGGCACCGACCGCGAACAGGTCTCCGTCCTCACCTCCGACAAGGCCGCCGACCACAGCTGGCGCGACCCGAACGTCGTCCTCGTCATCGGCGGCACCGCGGGCGGGACCCCCGCTGCCCCCTGGCTGATGGGCCAGGACCCGGCTGCGCCCCCGGTCCGCGGCTGGGGCCTGCCCACGGGGGAGTACGACCCCGCCGCACACGGCACCCGGACCGGCGCGGGCGAGGACCCGTCCCTGCGCGCCGCCCAGCTCGCCCGCCTCGGGCCCCGCACCGGCGACCTCGTCTGGGACATCGGCTGCGCGGGCGGCGCCTTCTCCGTCGAGGCCGCCCGCTTCGGCGCCGCCGTCATCGCCGTGGACCTCGACCCGGCCGCCTGCGGCCGCACCGAGCAGGCCGCCCGCCGCCATGGCGTACCCCTCCAGACCGTGCGCGGCCGGGCCCCGCACGTCCTGGAGAGCCTGCCCGAACCCGATGTCGTCCGCATCGCGGCCGGCGGGGTCGCCGTCGTCACCGCCTGCACCGACCGACGGCCGGAACGCATCGTCGCCCACGCCTCCACCCGGGACGAGGCCGAGGGGATCGGCGCCGCCCTCGCCGACGGCGGCTACACCGTCGAGAGCCTGCTCCTCCAGACCGTCGGACTCGATCCGCACGACTGGTCGGAACGCGAGCGTTCGGTCGTCTTCCTGCTCTCCGGCCGCAGGACCGATACCCCCCACGCCTAG